One genomic segment of Hymenobacter psoromatis includes these proteins:
- a CDS encoding DUF349 domain-containing protein: MLPEETPTPAPTPAEQSPAPTAASDPQRILEARLAELRARPAAEPTAAAPVLSDTPPAAAVPPSGGATQTEVDPLLSEPGLAEALAENAPNPSTPDAGTPEATAAAETAQHVSADVAAEHLSAPQARAVAHYGQAMTPATQEAEAEAGAASEDPAAPTPPAPAEAPEAAPVAELPSAEALDAAPAEVATLPTSATDTAAEAHQAELAHQAHEQEAPPAGSAEGEGEADDYVPETPAPDFSQLDLDSQAAHLIDLLRRPDARRNRQQILELTRQYEANVASARAASRQKLGEDHNAPQEFSFQPPASQAELNKALQEFREGRARDAKAEDQSRTQNLARKQELLSQLRQLVESAETKDSSQKLKQLQADWKSTGPVPQTDSQETWNTYHGLLDRYYANQGRFYELKELDRRRNQEAKEALISRAEALQAAPGINKALDELKKLHDDWKHIGPVPGEQREPLWQRFLAASEAVHLRRKEFVDVRSAQEGQNLTVKQALLARVLPFAEFATERVNEWRSRTDELQEIKKEWEAAGPVPRAQADQLNKQYWNAYKAFFNRKNEFFKSLDSEKNTNLQAKYALIEQAEAAQQSADFDEARSVVMRVQKEWKDIGRVPEKQADKIWKRFRAACDSVFDRPKQDTRSARGDREERQPTVASAEQTTKLDEVGQRVAALSPDAPGTLEGFRDLLADWAQLDAAGSGTSDRGEEQLQTLLGKYLDQTAGITPADREDLLFRAEVARLKARPQAQQAFTRKETGLRREIQELENDVATLQTNLDFFARSKNADQLRQEYEGRMAEARTRIDKLKKQLKQLRS, from the coding sequence ATGCTGCCCGAAGAAACCCCTACCCCCGCCCCCACGCCCGCTGAGCAGAGCCCGGCCCCGACCGCTGCTTCTGACCCGCAGCGCATTCTCGAAGCCCGCCTGGCCGAGCTCCGCGCCCGGCCCGCCGCTGAGCCTACCGCCGCCGCCCCAGTCCTGAGCGACACGCCGCCCGCCGCCGCCGTGCCCCCCAGCGGGGGCGCTACCCAGACCGAGGTGGACCCCCTGCTCTCAGAGCCCGGCCTGGCCGAAGCCCTGGCCGAGAACGCACCCAACCCATCTACCCCGGACGCCGGCACGCCCGAAGCCACGGCGGCCGCCGAAACCGCCCAGCACGTTTCCGCCGATGTGGCGGCTGAGCACCTTTCGGCCCCGCAGGCGCGCGCCGTGGCCCACTATGGCCAAGCCATGACCCCGGCCACCCAGGAAGCGGAAGCGGAGGCGGGAGCAGCAAGTGAGGACCCAGCCGCCCCTACCCCCCCCGCGCCGGCCGAGGCACCCGAGGCCGCTCCGGTAGCCGAGCTACCCTCGGCAGAGGCCCTTGACGCGGCGCCGGCAGAAGTAGCTACCCTCCCCACTTCCGCTACCGACACCGCTGCCGAAGCCCATCAGGCCGAGCTGGCACACCAGGCGCACGAGCAAGAAGCGCCGCCCGCCGGCAGCGCGGAAGGGGAGGGCGAAGCCGACGACTACGTGCCCGAAACCCCGGCCCCGGATTTCAGTCAGCTCGACCTCGACAGCCAGGCCGCCCACCTCATCGACCTGCTGCGCCGGCCCGATGCGCGCCGCAACCGCCAGCAGATTCTGGAGCTGACCCGCCAGTATGAGGCCAACGTGGCCAGCGCCCGCGCCGCCTCGCGCCAGAAGCTGGGCGAAGACCACAACGCCCCCCAGGAGTTCAGCTTTCAGCCCCCGGCCAGCCAGGCCGAGCTCAACAAAGCTCTCCAGGAGTTTCGCGAGGGCCGCGCCCGCGATGCCAAAGCCGAAGACCAGAGCCGCACCCAGAACCTGGCCCGCAAGCAGGAACTGCTGAGTCAGCTGCGCCAGCTGGTGGAAAGCGCCGAAACCAAGGACAGCTCGCAGAAGCTTAAGCAGCTGCAAGCTGACTGGAAATCTACCGGCCCAGTGCCCCAGACCGATAGCCAGGAAACCTGGAATACCTACCACGGCCTGCTCGACCGCTACTACGCCAACCAGGGCCGCTTTTATGAGCTGAAAGAACTGGACCGCCGCCGCAACCAGGAAGCCAAGGAAGCCCTCATCAGCCGCGCCGAAGCCCTGCAGGCTGCGCCCGGCATTAATAAGGCGCTGGATGAGCTCAAAAAGCTGCACGACGACTGGAAGCACATCGGGCCGGTGCCCGGCGAGCAGCGCGAGCCGCTGTGGCAGCGCTTTTTGGCCGCCTCGGAGGCCGTGCACCTGCGCCGCAAAGAATTCGTGGACGTGCGCTCGGCCCAGGAGGGGCAGAACCTGACCGTGAAGCAGGCCCTGCTGGCGCGGGTGCTGCCCTTTGCCGAGTTCGCCACCGAGCGCGTGAATGAGTGGCGCTCGCGCACCGATGAGCTGCAGGAAATCAAGAAGGAATGGGAAGCCGCCGGCCCCGTGCCCCGCGCCCAGGCCGACCAGCTCAACAAACAGTACTGGAACGCCTACAAGGCATTTTTCAACCGCAAGAACGAGTTTTTCAAGAGTCTCGACTCAGAGAAAAATACCAATCTGCAAGCCAAATACGCCCTCATCGAGCAGGCCGAAGCCGCTCAGCAGAGCGCCGACTTTGACGAGGCCCGCAGCGTGGTGATGCGGGTGCAAAAGGAGTGGAAGGACATCGGCCGGGTACCCGAGAAGCAGGCTGATAAAATCTGGAAGCGCTTCCGCGCCGCCTGCGACAGCGTATTTGACCGCCCTAAGCAGGACACCCGCTCCGCCCGTGGGGACCGCGAGGAGCGCCAGCCGACGGTTGCCAGCGCCGAGCAGACGACCAAGCTGGACGAGGTAGGCCAGCGGGTGGCCGCCCTCTCGCCCGACGCCCCCGGCACGCTCGAAGGCTTCCGCGACCTGCTCGCCGATTGGGCCCAACTCGACGCGGCTGGCTCCGGCACTTCCGACCGGGGCGAGGAGCAACTCCAGACCCTACTGGGTAAGTACCTGGACCAGACTGCCGGCATCACGCCCGCCGACCGCGAGGACCTGCTCTTCCGGGCGGAAGTAGCCCGCCTCAAAGCCCGGCCCCAGGCCCAGCAGGCGTTCACCCGCAAGGAAACCGGCCTGCGCCGTGAGATTCAGGAACTGGAAAACGACGTAGCGACCCTACAAACCAACCTCGATTTCTTCGCCCGCTCCAAAAACGCCGACCAGCTGCGCCAGGAGTACGAAGGCCGCATGGCCGAGGCCCGCACCCGCATCGACAAGCTCAAGAAGCAACTCAAGCAGTTGCGTAGCTAA